Proteins from a genomic interval of Borrelia puertoricensis:
- a CDS encoding ERF family protein, protein MTKTKNQHTRTRMRRAVKKLGKQKGKVTDIRVNNQALVTDENQARVNFLKSLYSLRMNLSGVAKNLNGYGYKYQNFNEIIREIKNVIKSNNLDIDFLQCPTFKVVGNNTINVITTTFYSPSSGYCESFDTPIYTEEFSSLGAKNQNTLSQLVGSCITYHKRYALVGYLSIESEVDTDASSSLPELENNRERVKAFAKNNDGNTQVNISGNNVEDKNTVHTDQSKSKSNVETNKFKYYKNLLIAARNMHKFVLNKPFNSLEEINSYLKSIQVGDDSSILEYFNKNKTLKSIQYWCNLIKEYFSKSSRDPEKIEKFDIFLAFDLDKLGNSPLKLFGHLSTDKEFDCLFRTA, encoded by the coding sequence ATGACAAAAACTAAAAATCAACATACAAGAACTAGAATGCGCAGAGCAGTTAAGAAACTGGGTAAACAAAAGGGAAAAGTAACAGATATAAGAGTAAATAATCAAGCTTTAGTAACTGATGAGAATCAAGCAAGGGTAAACTTTCTAAAATCTCTATACAGTCTACGTATGAATTTAAGTGGTGTTGCTAAGAATCTTAATGGATATGGGTATAAATATCAAAATTTCAATGAGATAATCAGAGAGATAAAGAATGTTATAAAGAGTAACAATTTAGATATTGATTTCCTGCAATGTCCAACATTTAAAGTTGTGGGAAATAATACAATTAATGTTATTACAACAACATTTTACAGTCCAAGTAGTGGGTACTGTGAGTCATTTGATACTCCAATTTACACAGAAGAATTTTCTTCTCTAGGCGCCAAGAATCAAAATACTTTATCGCAACTTGTAGGTTCATGCATAACATATCATAAAAGATATGCTCTTGTAGGATACCTATCAATAGAGAGTGAAGTTGACACTGATGCTAGTTCATCATTACCCGAGCTAGAAAATAATAGAGAGAGAGTTAAAGCTTTTGCCAAAAACAATGATGGGAATACACAAGTAAATATATCAGGAAATAATGTAGAGGATAAAAACACTGTTCATACTGACCAATCTAAATCTAAGAGCAATGTAGAGACAAATAAGTTTAAGTATTATAAAAATCTACTCATAGCAGCACGTAACATGCATAAATTTGTTCTTAATAAACCATTTAACAGTTTAGAAGAGATAAATTCTTATCTTAAATCTATTCAAGTTGGAGATGATTCGAGTATACTTGAATACTTTAATAAAAATAAAACATTAAAGAGTATACAGTATTGGTGTAATTTGATAAAAGAGTATTTTAGTAAAAGTAGTAGAGACCCAGAAAAGATAGAAAAATTTGATATATTTTTAGCTTTTGATTTAGATAAGCTTGGAAATAGTCCACTGAAATTATTTGGGCACTTATCTACTGATAAGGAATTTGATTGTTTGTTTAGAACTGCATAA
- a CDS encoding BBA14 family lipoprotein, with protein MNCTTIASLTKEPTMPDDSNLESISKYESELSKYVLYLQGFLVDAKKKMKNKDFPKFSFFDASKLKSEHTIKALNFNISLLQEYISQTKPIAEDVYKRYTKLK; from the coding sequence ATGAATTGCACAACCATTGCTTCCTTAACTAAAGAACCAACTATGCCAGATGATTCTAATTTAGAATCAATAAGTAAATACGAATCTGAACTCTCAAAATACGTACTTTATTTACAAGGATTTTTAGTTGATGCTAAGAAAAAAATGAAAAACAAAGATTTTCCCAAATTTTCTTTTTTTGATGCAAGCAAATTAAAATCAGAACATACAATCAAAGCATTAAACTTTAATATCTCCCTACTGCAAGAATATATCTCTCAAACAAAACCTATTGCTGAAGATGTATATAAAAGATATACGAAATTAAAATAA